The sequence below is a genomic window from Arthrobacter sp. U41.
CACGTCTGCAGAAGACCCGGCCTGTGAGCAAGGAGAGCCTGAATGTCTGAAGAAACCTTCGACCTCGTCATCCGGGGCCGGCGCGTTCTGACCGAGGCCGGGATCGCGCCGCGCGAAGTGGGAGTGCGCGGCGGCAAGGTGATGGCCCTTGAACCGCTCGGCAGCGGGCTGTCCGGCGCGGAGGTCATTGAACTCGCGGACGACGAAACCCTGCTTCCCGGACTCGTGGATACGCATGTCCACGTGAACGAGCCGGGCCGCACCGAGTGGGAGGGTTTTGCCTCCGCCACCCGGGCCGCGGCGGCCGGCGGCGTGACCACCATCATCGACATGCCGCTCAACAGCATCCCGCCCACCACCACGGTGGACGCCCTCAACCTCAAACGCGAGGCGGCAAAGGACCAGGCGTTCGTTGACGTGGGGTTCTGGGGCGGAGCCATTCCCGGCAACAAGGCGGACCTCCTCCCGCTGCACAACGAGGGCGTCTTCGGCTTCAAGTGTTTCCTGCTGCACTCCGGCGTGGACGAGTTCCCGCACCTTGACGCCGAGGAGCTGGAAGAGGACCTGGCCGAACTCAAGTCCTTCGATTCGCTCATGATCGTCCATGCCGAGGACGCCCACGCGATCGACCGCGCCCCGCACCCCGGCGGCAACCAGTACGCCACGTTCCTCGCCTCCCGGCCGCGCGGCGCCGAGAACAAGGCCATCGCCGAGGTGATCGAACGCGCCCGCTGGACCGGCGCCCGCGTGCACATCCTGCACCTGTCATCCTCGGATGCCCTGCCCATGATCGCCAGCGCCAAGCGCGACGGCGTGCACCTCACCGTGGAGACCTGCCCGCACTATCTCACCCTTACGGCCGAGGAAATCCCCAACGGGGCAACGGCCTACAAGTGCTGCCCGCCCATCCGAGAGGCCTCCAACCGGGAACTGCTCTGGAAGGGCCTCCAGGACGGCACCATCGACTGCATCGTCTCCGACCACTCCCCCAGCACCCTGGAGCTCAAGGACCTGGAACACGGCGACTTCGCCGTGGCATGGGGCGGGGTCTCCTCGCTGCAGCTAGGCCTGTCACTGGTCTGGACGCAGGCCCGGCACCGCGGCATCCCGCTGGAACAAGTGGTGTCCTGGATGGCGCAGAAGCCCGCCGAACTGGCCCGGCTGGGCAACAAGGGCCAGCTTGCCCTGGGATACGACGCCGACTTCGCCGTCTTCGCGCAGGACGAGGCCTACGTCGTGGACGTCGCCAAGCTCAAGCACAAGAACCCCATCACCCCCTACGACGGCAAGGCGCTCTCCGGCGTCGTCCGCAGAACCTTCCTGCGCGGCCAGGAGGTCGACGGCCGGACTCCCCGCGGAAGACTGCTCCGCGGCACGCCGGGGCCTGGTACTACGTCACCGCCCGGGGCCACGTCGCGGCGCTGACGGAAGAACTCGGCGTGTAGGCAGTACGATTCCGCGGCGGTTTCGGACGCACGCACCCCGGATCCGCGCCGCACCCGTCCGAAACCGCCGCGGAAACCGGCTACACCCGCGTCCCTGCCACGATGGTGGCGGTGGAACGGAGCCGGATGGCGCCGTCGTGTTCGTAGCGGCCCAGCAACTGGAAGACGTCGGAACGGATCAGCTCCCGGGATTCGCGGTCCGCCCCCGCCAGGCCCACGCCCACGGTGGTCGCAATCTCGGTCATGAACTCCCAGTAGAGCTCCGGTGACCCCTTGACCAGGTCGGTGGTGACCTTGCGTTCGCTGACCGCGGCCAGTCCGGCGTCCTTGAAGACCCTGGCCATGTATCCCGGCGCGGCGCACCGGAACAGCCCGGGGGCGCCCGTCGTGGGCACCGGCAGTTCGGTGTGGCGGGCGATCGTGCCGAGGATCAGGGTGGCCCACGGGTTCTCGGCGGCACGGCCCCAGACAGCGGCGCTGATCCGGGCGCCCGGCCTGGCGACGCGCGCCATTTCCTCCACCGCGGCGGAAACGCTGGGGAAGAACATCACACCGAAGCGGCAGAGGACCGCGTCGAAGGTGCCGTCGTCGAACGGCAGCCTGGCGGCGTCGCCGACTTCGGTGCGCACGTTGTCCAGCCCCCGGGCTGCTGCCTTCTCGGATGCAACCCGCAACATCCCCGCGGAGAGGTCCAGCAGGGTGACGCTGCCGCGCGGAACGAGGGCGGCCGCGGTGAGGCCCGGTTCGCCGGTTCCGGCTGCGACGTCGAGAACCGCGGAGTCCGGACGGAGCCTCGCCTCCTCGATGACCGCGTCGCCGAAGGGGGCATGCCAGCCGAGCACTTCAGCGTCCCATTTCCGCCAGCCGGTGGAAAACTCATCCCAAGTGCTGCGCTGCTGGTCCCTGATGCGCTCGGCTGAGGCTGACATGGCGCTCCTTGGCTGTTCCGTGCCCTCCCCCACCCCTAGTCTGCTCCCGGCGCCCCGGCGGTCGCAATGGCTGTCGGGGCAGTAGGCTTAACGGCATGTCTACCCCCGAAAACCCCGGCACCGCAGGCCAGCAGCACGTTCCCGAACGGCGCGAAATCACCGTGCGCCGGGCGCCGAAGTACGTGCCGATCCTGGTCCTGGGCGGGCTGCTGGGCTTCGGTGTGGCCGCCTTCCTCGCCTACGGGCTCCCGGGCGATGAGAGCTACGATGCCAGCGCCGTGTTTGGCTTCTTCATGATCCTGTGCGGCGCGGGCGGCGTCATTGTGGGTGGCCTCGCGGCGCTCATCCTGGACCGCCTGAGCGTCCGCCGGGCCAAGCGCGCCGTCGTCGAATCCGTTCCGGATTCCGTTCCTGATGCCGAGGACCAGCACGGCGCCTGAGCAGGGCCCAGGTCATAATCGGGCCCCCGGAAAAGACCCAGCGCACAACGTGAGATAATCGACCAGTGGCACGCGGCGATGGAAAACTCTCTCATGACCTTCTCTCTGGCGAAAAAGGCCCCCAGGACGCATGTGGCGTCTTCGGGGTCTGGGCTCCCGGTGAAGAGGTTGCAAAACTCACCTATTACGGGCTGTATGCACTACAGCACCGCGGTCAGGAGTCGGCTGGCATAGCCACCAGCGACGGCAAGCGGATCAACGTCTACAAGGACATGGGACTCGTATCCCAGGTCTTCGACGAGACGACGCTCAACACCCTGACCGGGCACCTGGCCGTCGGCCACTGCCGTTACTCCACCACCGGCGCCAGCCACTGGGCCAACGCGCAGCCCACCCTTGGCGCGACCGCGACCGGCACTGTGGCCCTGGCCCACAACGGCAACCTGACCAACACCGCCGAGCTCAAAGCCATGATCGTTGAACACAACGGCGGCCAGCTCACCGGTGAAATGAAGCAGGGCAACACCTCGGATACCGCCCTCGTCACCGCCCTGTTGGAGGGCGAAGAGGGCAAGTCGCTCGAAGAGACCGCGATGGACCTGTTGCCCAAAATCAAGGGCGGCTTCTGCTTTGTCTTCATGGATGAAGGCACCCTTTACGCAGCCCGCGACACCTACGGAATCCGCCCGCTCTGCCTGGGCAGGCTGGAGCGCGGCTGGGTGGTCGCCTCCGAGCAGTCCGCCCTGGCCACCGTCGGCGCCAGCTTCATCCGCGAAATCGAGCCCGGGGAGTTCATCGCGATCGACGAGGACGGCGTCCGCTCCCAGCGCTTCGCCGAGGCGACGCCGGCCGGCTGCGTCTTCGAGTACGTCTACCTCGCCCGCCCGGACGCCTCCATTGCAGGCCGTTCCGTGTACGAGTCCCGCGTGGAAATGGGCCGCCAGCTGGCCCGCGAAAACACCCAGGAAGCGGACATCGTCATCCCGGTCCCGGAATCGGGCACCCCCGCCGCCGTGGGCTACGCCGAGGAATCCGGCATCCCGTTCGCCCACGGCTTCGTCAAGAACTCCTACGTTGGCCGGACGTTCATCCAGCCCTCGCAGACGCTGCGCCAGCTGGGAATCCGGCTCAAGCTCAACGCGCTCGAATCCGTGATCCGCGGCAAGCGGGTGGTGGTCGTCGATGACTCGATCGTCCGCGGCAACACCCAGCGCGCGATCGTCAGGATGCTCCGCGAAGCCGGCGCCGCCAGCGTCCACATCAAGATTTCCTCCCCGCCGGTGAAGTGGCCGTGCTTCTACGGGATCGACTTCGCCTCCCGTGCGGAGCTGATTGCCAACGGTGCCACCGTCGAGGAAATCACCCAGGCGATCGGCGCCGATTCGCTGGCCTACATCTCCGAAGACGGCATGATCGGCGCCACCCAGCAGCCGCGCGAACGCCTGTGCACCGCCTGCTTCACCGGCAAGTACCCGATCGAACTGCCGGGTGCCGATAAGCTCGGCAAGAACCTGCTCGAGCGCACCGATCTCGGCGGGCTCCCCGCCGCCGGAGATGCCGCCCTCGGCGCTGCCGCGTCGGAATCCGCCGCCGAAGCCGCCGCCGGCATCAGCGCCGATGAGGATCCGGCCGAGAAGCCCGGTGCCACCGGCTGCGATCCGGGCCCGGACGCCGAATTCGAAGAACTGCTTACCGACGGCGATCGCATTGATCGTCCACTCGCTGCCGACAAGAAAGAGCCCGTATGACTTCCGCCTCCCCGGCCGCTGACATGAACGCCGCCCAGAACTCCGTCGGCATCACCTACGCTTCAGCCGGCGTCGACGTCGAAGCGGGCGACCGCGCCGTCGAACTCATGAAGGACGCCGTCAAGGCGACCCACAACTCCTCGGTGATCGGCGGCGTCGGCGGCTTCGCCGGCCTGTACGACGTCTCGAAGCTGCTCACGTACAAGCGCCCGCTGCTGGCCACCTCCACCGACGGTGTGGGCACCAAGGTCGCGATTGCGCAGGCCATGGACATCCACGACACGATCGGCTTCGACCTCGTCGGCATGGTGGTCGATGACATCGTCGTGGTGGGCGCCGAACCCCTGTTTATGACCGACTACATCGCCTGCGGCAAGGTTGTCCCGGAGCGCATCGCGGACATCGTCCGCGGCATCGCGGCCGCCTGCTCCGTTGCCGGCACCGCCCTGGTGGGCGGCGAAACCGCCGAGCATCCGGGGCTGCTGGGCGAGCACGAGTACGACGTCGCCGGTGCCGCCACCGGGGTTGTCGAAGCCGCCGACCTGCTGGGCCCGGACCGCGTCCGCGCCGGCGACGTGGTGATCGGCATGGCCTCCTCCGGGCTGCACTCCAACGGCTACTCCCTGGTCCGCCGCGTCATCAACCACGCCGGCTGGGCCCTGGACCGCCACGTGTCCGAATTCAGCCGCACGCTGGGTGAGGAACTCCTCGAACCCACCCGCGTCTACGCCGCCGACTGCCTGGACCTGGCCCGCACCTTCCCGGTGAACGGCTCCGCCGCCGGCCAGGCCGTGCACGGCTTCAGCCACGTGACCGGCGGCGGCCTCGCCGCCAACCTGGCCCGCGTCCTGCCGCAGGGCCTGCTGGCCACCGTGGACCGCGCCACCTGGCAGCTTCCGGCCATCTTCCGGCTCGTCGCCGAACTGGGCAACGTCCCGCTGGCCGACCTGGAGCGCACCCTGAACCTTGGCGTGGGCATGGTCGCGATCGTCTCCCCCGAGGCTGCCGACGCCGCCGTGAGCCGCCTCAACGAGCGCGGCCTGCCGGCCTGGGTGATGGGCACCGTGGAGCAGAATTCGGACTCGATCGTCAAGACCGGCCCGGACTACGTCCAGGGCGCCAAGGGCGTCGACGGCGGCGCCGTCCGGCTGGTCAACGCCTACGCCTAAAACCCCATCGAGTGCTCCGCAACGGCCGTTTAGCAGCTCCAAAACGGCCGTTGCGGAGCACTCGATCTGTTTAAACCTCCAGCACGCTGAACACGCCGCCCTGCGGATCCGCGAGGGTCGCGATGGTGCCGGCTTCCTCGACCTCGTCCGGTTCAATCAGGACCGTGCCGCCCGCAGCCACGGCCGCCGTGACCGCTTCCGCGACGCTCGACACCCCGAAGTAAACCTGCCAGCCCGGCTTGAGCGTGCCCTCGGCCTCCGCCGGGACAGCGGCGATCCCGGCCACCTCCGCGCCGCCCACCATCAACGTGGTGTACTTGCCGCCGTCGTCCTGCGGGTATTCCGTCACCTCGTGCCCGAACAGCTGCTGGAAGAATCCGACGGCGGCCTGCGGCTCGGGCGTCAGCAGCTCGGCCCACGCGAGCGTGCCGGGTTCCCCGCTGCGGGCGGTACCGAAGTGGCTTCCGGCCTGCCAGGCGCCGGTGGTGCCGCCTCCGGGCGGGGCGAAGAAGACCATCACCCCGGTGCCGTCCACGGCCTCGGGGCCAAATTCCAGGGTGCCGCCGGCGTGGACCAGGCCGTCAGCGAGCTCCCGGGCGTCAGAGGAGGCGAGGTACACGTTCCACTGCCCGGGAGCGCCGGCGGCCTGCTGCTGCGGATTCTGCGGCGCGATCACGGTAACCAGGTCCTCGCCCAGGAATGCCTGGGCATAGCTGCGCCCGTCGGGAGTGGGCAGGTCCTCGTAGCGCCAGCCGAAAACGGCGGCATAGAAGGCCTTGGCCGCGCCGACGTCGCTGGTCTGGAGATCCGTCCAGCAGATCTCGCCTTCGGTGAACCCCGTGCGCATGGTCATGGCAATCCCTCCGGAAAGTTGGTTCGGGCCGGTGGAGCCGGCAGCTTCAACCTAGCCTGAGGGTCCGGCCGGGACAACCGCGGACGGCCGCAGTCCGCGGGCAGCAGAAAACCCACCGTCCACACCCGTGTTGGGAGTGGCCGGCGGGCCTGAAATCATGTGGTCGGCAATCCGCTAGCGGAGGAGCATGCCGGGAAGAAGTCCGACTAACCTATCCGACGGGAATCTACTTCGTCGTCGTCATCTTCCACATCGTCCGCGTACTTATCCACATAAGCCGAATAATCTGGCTCAACCGGTTCACTCGAGAAGCGGCTCGGTGTACGAACCTCAGAGCTCTTGAGCTCACGCTGAAGCGCAGTGTAGTCAGTGTTCGGGGAGTAGTACTTGATGTCCCGAGCCTGCTTGGTAGCTTTTGCCTTTTGACGGCCGCGCCCCATGGCGTGACCCCCTTTTGTACTCGGACCGGAGGTGGTCACCATTGGCGTTAGTGAGGCCCCGGAATGTTTGGTCAATTTGTCGTACACCTAGATTACATGCTTTCAGCGGTAACTGCTCCCCGGGACGGCCGCCGCGGGCGGTATCGGGCGCGCCGCCAGTCCGCACGGTGCCCGGGCGGCGTGCGGCCCGCCCGGCATCTTAGATAGAGTTCCCTAGTGGACTCCCGGAAACGGGTACCTCCGTCGGGCGACCAGCCGCGGAAAAATGCACGGAAGTGGTGAATTCTCAGTGAC
It includes:
- the allB gene encoding allantoinase AllB — encoded protein: MSEETFDLVIRGRRVLTEAGIAPREVGVRGGKVMALEPLGSGLSGAEVIELADDETLLPGLVDTHVHVNEPGRTEWEGFASATRAAAAGGVTTIIDMPLNSIPPTTTVDALNLKREAAKDQAFVDVGFWGGAIPGNKADLLPLHNEGVFGFKCFLLHSGVDEFPHLDAEELEEDLAELKSFDSLMIVHAEDAHAIDRAPHPGGNQYATFLASRPRGAENKAIAEVIERARWTGARVHILHLSSSDALPMIASAKRDGVHLTVETCPHYLTLTAEEIPNGATAYKCCPPIREASNRELLWKGLQDGTIDCIVSDHSPSTLELKDLEHGDFAVAWGGVSSLQLGLSLVWTQARHRGIPLEQVVSWMAQKPAELARLGNKGQLALGYDADFAVFAQDEAYVVDVAKLKHKNPITPYDGKALSGVVRRTFLRGQEVDGRTPRGRLLRGTPGPGTTSPPGATSRR
- a CDS encoding class I SAM-dependent methyltransferase: MSASAERIRDQQRSTWDEFSTGWRKWDAEVLGWHAPFGDAVIEEARLRPDSAVLDVAAGTGEPGLTAAALVPRGSVTLLDLSAGMLRVASEKAAARGLDNVRTEVGDAARLPFDDGTFDAVLCRFGVMFFPSVSAAVEEMARVARPGARISAAVWGRAAENPWATLILGTIARHTELPVPTTGAPGLFRCAAPGYMARVFKDAGLAAVSERKVTTDLVKGSPELYWEFMTEIATTVGVGLAGADRESRELIRSDVFQLLGRYEHDGAIRLRSTATIVAGTRV
- the purF gene encoding amidophosphoribosyltransferase, translating into MARGDGKLSHDLLSGEKGPQDACGVFGVWAPGEEVAKLTYYGLYALQHRGQESAGIATSDGKRINVYKDMGLVSQVFDETTLNTLTGHLAVGHCRYSTTGASHWANAQPTLGATATGTVALAHNGNLTNTAELKAMIVEHNGGQLTGEMKQGNTSDTALVTALLEGEEGKSLEETAMDLLPKIKGGFCFVFMDEGTLYAARDTYGIRPLCLGRLERGWVVASEQSALATVGASFIREIEPGEFIAIDEDGVRSQRFAEATPAGCVFEYVYLARPDASIAGRSVYESRVEMGRQLARENTQEADIVIPVPESGTPAAVGYAEESGIPFAHGFVKNSYVGRTFIQPSQTLRQLGIRLKLNALESVIRGKRVVVVDDSIVRGNTQRAIVRMLREAGAASVHIKISSPPVKWPCFYGIDFASRAELIANGATVEEITQAIGADSLAYISEDGMIGATQQPRERLCTACFTGKYPIELPGADKLGKNLLERTDLGGLPAAGDAALGAAASESAAEAAAGISADEDPAEKPGATGCDPGPDAEFEELLTDGDRIDRPLAADKKEPV
- the purM gene encoding phosphoribosylformylglycinamidine cyclo-ligase — its product is MTSASPAADMNAAQNSVGITYASAGVDVEAGDRAVELMKDAVKATHNSSVIGGVGGFAGLYDVSKLLTYKRPLLATSTDGVGTKVAIAQAMDIHDTIGFDLVGMVVDDIVVVGAEPLFMTDYIACGKVVPERIADIVRGIAAACSVAGTALVGGETAEHPGLLGEHEYDVAGAATGVVEAADLLGPDRVRAGDVVIGMASSGLHSNGYSLVRRVINHAGWALDRHVSEFSRTLGEELLEPTRVYAADCLDLARTFPVNGSAAGQAVHGFSHVTGGGLAANLARVLPQGLLATVDRATWQLPAIFRLVAELGNVPLADLERTLNLGVGMVAIVSPEAADAAVSRLNERGLPAWVMGTVEQNSDSIVKTGPDYVQGAKGVDGGAVRLVNAYA
- a CDS encoding VOC family protein produces the protein MTMRTGFTEGEICWTDLQTSDVGAAKAFYAAVFGWRYEDLPTPDGRSYAQAFLGEDLVTVIAPQNPQQQAAGAPGQWNVYLASSDARELADGLVHAGGTLEFGPEAVDGTGVMVFFAPPGGGTTGAWQAGSHFGTARSGEPGTLAWAELLTPEPQAAVGFFQQLFGHEVTEYPQDDGGKYTTLMVGGAEVAGIAAVPAEAEGTLKPGWQVYFGVSSVAEAVTAAVAAGGTVLIEPDEVEEAGTIATLADPQGGVFSVLEV
- a CDS encoding DUF3073 domain-containing protein — translated: MGRGRQKAKATKQARDIKYYSPNTDYTALQRELKSSEVRTPSRFSSEPVEPDYSAYVDKYADDVEDDDDEVDSRRIG